A portion of the Colius striatus isolate bColStr4 chromosome 1, bColStr4.1.hap1, whole genome shotgun sequence genome contains these proteins:
- the FOXM1 gene encoding forkhead box protein M1 codes for MRTSPRRPLILKRRKLTLPQKDASSTPARDETSGEDEKAPKQEHSQDNQHNHQPGDKVDCRLQKFPAGIKIINHPTMPNTQVVAIPRNADIQSIIEALTAKGKECGNTGPNKFILISSGGTSCSAGPTPSQHLPSETKASAATKASAGQERAKNVTQTPSLVRETMLWHSGVDSGGGREQESNSSGETMSSMLDSSLTNIQWLGKMRSDGLSPSSVKQDMEKENKTPLQEKVKTEEDSGAAIPTVAAASSWQDSISERPPYSYMAMIQFAINSTEKKRMTLKDIYTWIEDHFPYFKHVAKPGWKNSIRHNLSLHDMFVRETSASGKISFWTIHPDANRCLTLEQVFKPLDLGSSTSPEHSEAHQKRHLPDPQKNMGSNSSSKTEPQSARRKMKPLLPRINSYLVPIQFPLSQPLVLQPSLKVPLSTAQGGSLNSSETFRSNKRVRIAPKMSLSTEESASLPTTAVKEESQCDTRFFSPTHSLKESSSQPGEESASFPESICVKEEGGSQLDDWLSPFASTLTVKEEPGSLFTISSVKEQKQFTVLKSPPKGVCDTLVIKRREMGRSRRKQRLALPCSEEPVLVLPESNAFDPFQLEADCPFLQESQPLQNESQLSCSQREEGPFKTPVKEMFSKLPVSSTPSKVSVATTSPLVGHDFWKSASLAKGSHELDFSPVRTLQLPLTPLQENQDLLGFNSTPLKNHLFESTQELLSTESSDVVHAPLTSSPPFVHESTKQSSGFTENRSLMEGLILDTMNDSLSKILLDISFPGLEDENLGTDISWSQLIPELK; via the exons ATGAGGACCAGTCCTCGAAGGCCTTTAATTCTCAAAAGACGAAAACTGACCCTCCCACAGAAGGATGCATCCAGTACTCCAGCAAGAGATGAGACTAGTGGTGAGGATGAAAAGGCTCCTAAGCaggagcacagccaggacaaCCAACACAACCACCAACCCGGAGACAAAGTGGactgcaggctgcagaaatTCCCAGCAGGAATAAAGATAATTAACCATCCTACTATGCCCAACACACAAGTGGTGGCCATTCCTAGGAATGCTGATATCCAGAGCATCATAGAGGCACtgacagcaaaaggaaaagaatgtggCAACACTGGGCCCAACAAGTTCATTCTTATTAGCAGTGGGGGCACATCCTGTTCAGCAGGTCCAACACCATCTCAGCATCTCCCATCAGAGACGAAAGCCTCTGCAGCAACCAAGGCTTCAGCTGGCCAAGAAAGAGCAAAGAATGTTACTCAGACACCCAGTCTTGTGAGAGAGACAATGCTCTGGCATTCAGGAGTTGATTCTGGGGGTGGACGAGAACAGGAGAGCAACA GCAGTGGTGAGACAATGAGCTCTATGTTGGACAGCAGTCTCACTAACATCCAGTGGCTGGGGAAGATGAGATCTGATGGGCTAAGTCCCTCTTCTGTGAAGCAAGACATGGAGAAGGAGAACAAGACACCTCTGCAGGAAAAAGTCAAG ACAGAAGAGGATTCTGGTGCTGCTATTCCTACTGTTGCCGCCGCCTCCTCGTGGCAGGACTCAATATCAGAACGACCTCCTTACTCCTACATGGCCATGATCCAGTTTGCCATCAACAGCACTGAGAAGAAGCGTATGACTCTAAAGGACATCTATACCTGGATTGAGGATCATTTCCCGTATTTTAAACATGTGGCTAAGCCAGGTTGGAAG AACTCCATTCGGCACAACTTGTCCCTTCATGATATGTTTGTCCGTGAGACCTCTGCTAGCGGTAAAATCTCATTCTGGACTATTCACCCTGATGCAAACCGTTGCCTAACGTTGGAACAGGTATTTAAG CCGCTGGACTTGGGGTCATCAACATCGCCTGAGCACTCTGAAGCA CACCAAAAGAGACATCTTCCAGATCCCCAGAAGAACATGGGAAGCAATAGCAGCAGCAAAACCGAACCCCAGAGTGCAC GCCGAAAGATGAAGCCTTTGCTTCCTCGTATCAACTCCTACCTGGTTCCAATCCAGTTCCCTTTGAGTCAGCCTCTTGTCTTGCAGCCTTCTCTGAAGGTACCTCTATCCACGGCACAGGGAGGGtccctcaacagctcagagaCTTTCCGGAGCAATAAGCGTGTGCGTATTGCTCCAAAG atgtcaCTCTCCACAGAAGAGTCAGCCTCTTTACCCACAACTGCGGTCAAGGAGGAGAGTCAGTGTGACACacgatttttttccccaacccATTCTCTAAAggagagcagctcccagcctggtGAGGAATCAGCTTCTTTCCCTGAGAGCATCTGTGTAAAGGAGGAAGGCGGCTCTCAATTGGATGACTGGCTGTCCCCATTTGCATCAACACTGACAGTAAAGGAGGAGCCAGGCTCGCTCTTCACCATCTCATCTGTAAAGGAGCAGAAACAATTCACTGTACTGAAGTCACCACCTAAGGGTGTTTGTGACACGTTAGTTATAAAGAGGCGGGAAATGGGCAGATCGAGAAGGAAACAACGTCTAGCGCTGCCTTGCTCAGAAGAGCCTGTCCTTGTTTTGCCAGAAAGCAATGCCTTTGACCCCTTCCAATTAGAGGCAGACTGTCCCTTCCTGCAGGAAAGCCAGCCTCTTCAGAATGAATCACAGCTTAGCTGCTCGCAGAGGGAAGAAGGGCCCTTCAAAACACCAGTCAAAGAGATGTTTAGCAAATTGCCAGTTTCTTCCACTCCCAGCAAAGTCTCAGTAGCAACTACCTCCCCACTAGTGGGACATGACTTCTGGAAGTCTGCATCCTTAGCCAAGGGAAGTCATGAGCTGGACTTCAGTCCAGTGAGAACTCTTCAGTTGCCATTAACACCCCTCCAAGAGAATCAGGATTTGTTGGGTTTTAACAGCACACCACTTAAAAATCACCTGTTTGAGTCCACTCAGGAACTGCTCAGTACAGAATCCAGTGACGTAGTGCATGCCCCCCTCACGAGCTCTCCACCTTTTGTTCATGAGTCTACTAAGCAATCATCTGGCTTTACTGAAAACCGGTCACTCATGGAGGGCCTTATCCTGGACACCATGAATGACAGTCTGAGCAAAATCCTTCTAGATATCAGCTTTCCTGGTCTTGAGGATGAAAACTTGGGAACAGACATTAGCTGGTCTCAGCTCATACCTGAACTGAAGTAA